TACCAAAGGGAAACATGCAAACCCGTCGCTAAGGAGCCGAGCTCTGCTCCGAGGGACCCAGCGGAGGAACAAAGACGCCATGTGCGACGGAGCAGAGGTTCTGTGCGGCACAAAGCGCAGAGCAAAACCATTCCCCAGAAGCTTCATGGTGACCTTTCAAGCTCCTCTCGCAGTCTTATTAAAGCCTCCAGACACACGagctgaaggaaacaaacaagagaTCGAAGGCTAAAAATACAGAGTGGAAATTGCCCCggcatttgttttcctttttcccctgcctgcctgcagcccgGAGCCCTGCAGTGCAGCCCACTCTCCCCCActcatccctgcaggcagcccgGCCTCGGCAGAGCATTGCACGCTGGATCCTCTAGTCCTGCCGGGCAGCCGCCGTCCGCTCCATCTTAGGGCTGGGGGAACCAATCCAGACAGGGCTCTGTGTGGAGGTCATGCCGTGGGGGGGAGGCGTTGTGTGGGGTCAGCGGTGGAAAGGGTCAGATCATTTTCCTAGCGTCCCTCCTTGGAGCCCAGTGCTGGTTCAGGACACCAGTCACAGCCCGGCCTTCGCCTCCCCGCTGCTCTCCAAgagcttcaaaataaaagaggcagcactggaaagcaaagctgtctggaaagaataaaagcaagcagagcCCATGTGTTGGCAAGAGCGCTCAGTTATTCCTCACCGTAAAACACattcaggggggaaaaaaaaaaaaaagtaaaagaaaaaaatcttggcAGAGATGGTGTCCCTCTGaaagagcagggctgctgtaAGCAGGGCCATAAATCAGCCATCCCCAGCAGGCAGAAACATGCACTGGGCTCCAAGAGCTGCTcgcagcagcctggctgcaggcGTGCGAGGAAGCGGGAGGTGCAGGAGGTGAAGCGCTGCCCAGGACAGCGCGGGGAGGatcctgagctctgctggccTTCACACAACTTACTGCCCTCGATTGGTGGGAAAGGCAGATCCACTCTTCTTTCATGCCTCATAAGCTTCATAGCTGTCAGACTAACATAACAGGTAATTAACTACTAAACAgccattttctcctcctctcctgaGGGAAATTGCTCACCATTCAGctagaaaatgtttctttagcGGtttgcaaaaagagaaaagaaagtcagTAGTTTCTGGCAAGCAACGGGGCTGTGGCAGCCAAATGAGGACGGTTATGGCAGCACTTGCAGCGTGGTCACCAGCCCCATGTGCATGTGGGACACAGGAGAAATGGAGCTCTCAAAAACGAGGGCAAAGACACAGAGCTGGCTGTGCCACTGCCAGTCCACCGAGTGCAGCCTGCACACCACTGGCAATAACCCCAGCTCCTGCTATTGCAAAAGAGAGGCTCAGGTACAACTGCGGACAAAAAGGACCGGCTAATGGTCCCGTGATGGTGCAGCAAGTAGGAGTTAGTTCACAGCACGAAGAAAAATCCCTTCTTTCTCGCTGCATGGAGGACCAGGCTTCAGTCAGTCAGCCTCCACGCCCAAGCAGcgtccttccttcctcatcGCTCTTCCAAGGACGGGCATGCTGAAGCATCTTTTCCCCATCTGTCGTTCTGACAGCAGCAGTCTCCACTGCCTCGTTACATGGACGTTTGCTTTTGAGGATTATCAAGCCAATCTTCCCAGCCCAGCCTTCATTCTGAAGCGCTCCAGGGCACGTTTGCGCAGCAAAGACGGCACTGACTGGCAACAGGAACCATTGCCCGAGCCAGGCAACGCAGGTTTGGGCTGCTCTGTACGATCTCTTCCTGGCTGCTGGCCTCACAAAGTGCTCTCAGAACACCAAGAGCTTCACACTGAGCCTTGATCTCCCTCCCAACGCTGTCTTGCATCATTCTTCCAACTCTGAGCAAGTGTTCAGCCCTCTTCTTTTAAGCACCCATTCTCTGCGCCTCAGCACAGGCCAAACAGGATTCTGGCCCATGACAAACATTTTCCTAAACAGAAATCCCAAAGCAGATCCAAACTCTAGAAATACCGAATTTTCTAGCCTGAGGCAGAAACATCCCGTGCTGCAGCAAACAGGCGAGCAAGGAGCTCTACTTGCAGCTCTTGGTCAAAGACCACCACGTCAGCACAGAGGAGCCGCCCCAGGAAGGCTGGCTTAGAAAAGAGATCCATAGCCACAATGCAAACCAACACaagaggcaaaaggaaaaaaagctgtttagtaaaaaacaaaaacaaaagccagcagCCAAACTTTTGTTTGAAAGCCTGTCAGGTCTAGACTGCAACGTGTGAGGAAGGAACAGCTCAAAACCACAGCTGCTAATGGTTATGGATTTGGCAATCAAAAtgtctttgttaaaaaaaaaaaagttaactgCCTTACTATTGAGGTTACAAACCGCAGCCTTGATGCATTGTTGCAGTCAACATCCTCCCTGCTGTTTTTGAGAGCTTACATCTGCTGCTGGCAGATAATGTGCTGGCATTGGCTCCCTCCATGAGAACACACAAGGAATTTTGCTAGCCAGcctgccttccttttcccttctccccacaGCCATGCCTGCCGGTTGTTGCCTGTTCTGCTCCTCACATGCTTGGCCAGTAGGCAACCAGACGCGCAGGCAGCAGGCTGGTATCACCATGGGATCCTCCTCCAGACGGTCTGAATCCTCCAGTGTTCCATGCCTCAAGTTGTGGTTCTGCTCCACGAGCTGTACTTTGATTCAAGGGGCAGGGGAGGAAGCAATTAAAACGTAGCAAGCAACAACAGGACTTTGAAACGTAGATGTAATACTGAAGTTCATTCTAGTGCGCTCGATTTAGAATCATTGAGCCACAGCAGTGGAGGCTGGGCACATCACGGCCAGAATCAGCCTGTGACACAGAACCCACAGCCACCAACACCCTTCTGTGGCTCGGATCCCGCCCATGGTAAACCTATGAGCAGCATGAGAAGGACCCAAGATGTTTACAGAATGCCTGACAAGCACCAGGGAAAACAGGGGAACTtggaaaaatattcagtaatgTAACAGGCTCAGCTGAAAGAACCATTTCATACTCCAGTGTCAAGGGAGCGTGGAGGCAGGGCTAACCTCAGCTGCAATGCAGCCCCAGCGCTTGAGCTGTCAGACAAAAGCACGGCAGTGGGGAGGAGAGGCAATGGGGAGACGAGGAGAAAACAGGGCACCTGCTTCTGCTCAGAGCACCTGCACCCTGCTAGATGCAGCCAGGCATTTTCAATCAGCTCCACGAAGTCCTTACTTCTTGCTTTGAACCTCTGATTTAAAGACTGGTACAGCTGAGCTCAGCATGTGAAGAAGATTAAACCCAACTATGGTGAAcgcagctcagcacagctcagacaTCGCATCCCTACCctgcttccttccagcagctgctgctccccattGTGATTCTCGCTGCTGCCGCCAGGCTGCTGGTGCCATTGATCTGGTCACTGAAGCATCGGGCTATTTCTCACAGCAGAACCAGGATTTGCAGCTGAGTGACCAATCTGTATGGGGCTGTGAAATCGATGCTGTGCCAGTCAAAACTGAAGCAAGTCAAGTCTTTGGGCTCTCGgctgtgttttgtagctggcAGTGCCCTGTTTAGGATCACTATCTAAAGCACAGTCACGGCTCAACCCAGCTGAGCCACAGCTGGGAAGCCAGGGCACAGGGAACCTGGCTTGAGGTCAGTGTTATCTAAGCCTCAGTTTCAGGATTAATAAAACCCAACCACCAAGAAGAAGGCAAGTATCAGTGACCGCATCTGAAAGGCACAAATTCCCAGATCGCTGACTAGTTTGTTGAAATGGTAGCAGAGGCTAAGTCCACAGTCATCATTAATTAAGTCATATGCTTCAGCCTTGGCTTCGCTCTTTTTCCCTAGGGTCCACGAAACCAGAAGAGAGGGCAAGCTAGCCTCTATCATTCGATTTCTTTGGCATGTTAATGCATTCCTAAATTAATCATCATCAAGTGACAATCTCTCCTTCATCTTAACAGAGTGAGCAGTGGCCTCAGTAAACCTGCTGGCTTATGCAAGGCAGCTGGAGCAACAGAACAGCTTCTGATGAAATCCAAAGCActtcacatacagaaaaactCCCCCATCTCTTACCGTCAATAATCCAAACCAGCTGCGTGCCTACTCTGCTTCTACAGCCAAGAAGCAGAGGTGTTTTGTGTCCAGAGGAAGTACAGGGAGGAACTGAATAAAGACACGCATCACCTGTAGTCCCTGCAAACCAGACTAACACTTAATGGTAATTGGATCTTGCATCAGGCTTCATGTGAATGACAAATTCAGCTTAGGAGAACTCAAGGCCTTTCTGCTGGTTACAGTCAATAACAGCCACCTAGACATCTTTCCTTTTGCACTAACCTGACCTAGTCCACAAAACCTGAAACCCTGTTAAATTCATTCATTTGTAGAGGCGTGATAACCAAACCTTGGGAACCAGAAGCATCTCTTTGGTGAGAGTAGGCAAAGGAGTCTCCGGCCATGTGCATGGGACAGCTACACCGCTGCAAAAAAGAGCCTCTGTCTCACCTGCAGTTTGTGCTAGGAAACCTTTACGAAGGTCCTCAAGGAAAGTCACACTTAAATCTCTATATATTCATAATGTTCTTCGAAGTACACTTCAACATACGTGTTTATGTTCCTCCTTCCCATTAACTTATTTCTTGGAAAAACACCACTAGCATGTTATTGTTCCTTTATTTGCAGATTATCTGAGAAGGCACTCTCCGGATTCTAAACACAGAAATTTTCTACCTCCCTCCTTCATTCCTACAGTAGAAATTAAATCACGTCCTGTACGCTTAGTGCCCaattctctctttgttttttgctgttatttccaCTGGGGAGCCAAGAGGAGGACAAGAGATTAACCGTAAATTtcctgagggggaaaaaagaaacctatTTAAATGATAGCTGCAATCTCACGGCACAGAAATAGCTTAGACACGTTCCCTTGTGCAGATTTAGGACACTAAGCGATCAcctagaaatgaaaaataaacactttacTCCTGTCAAACATAATTACCTGATATTTCAATCCGAGATTATAGCTACCACTAGGTATCAGTATCAGTGTGTACTCGCATTTAAAATAAGTCCAAACACACCTATCAACGACTAAAATAGCAGCAGCggaaatgttctttttccagTTAAAGTAACAGTCTCTCTGATCAAAGTCGTTAGCAAAATGAACATGGACTTCAGAACGCATTAAAACAGCATAAATGTAAATAGTTCTCTGCTTGCTTTAGGCTCCTGCCAAGCCCTGCCCGCACCATCCCATGTTTCCTCAGTTACCAGCGCTGAAGTCACCAGCACctaatgcaggaaaagaaaggcagctCCTTGCTCTGCCTGAGGTGTTGGTGATGTCAGCCTGCAGCAAGGAAACGCAGTCATCAAGGCTCAGACCTTGACAGGGGAAAAGTTTACAGGTCACCTCCAGCACCAGAATCATAACAAAGGAATCATTCTGATCTGAACCAGTGCTTTTTGGGTGGCTGCCATCAGCAGGAGGAAATGAGTCCAGAAGGCACTCCAAGGAGGTGCAGGATGCCTGAAGTACTGCTAGAAACACTGGGATTTAAGAGccacacagaaagcagcttttgcttCACTCCCCTGTGAGCAAAGCGAGCTTCACCGAGTGCCTTGGGTGGACTTTCCTGCCCAACAGTAATTCAGCTCCTAGAGCCGCTTCTATCAAAAGATCTGAGTGATGAAATTAGGTGTACATCACCTCTGAGAGGAAAGCACTGCCTTATTTCCCACGTGGGAATGAGTCCCAGAGGAACTTATTGAACCATAAGCAGCATAGCTGGGATTAGGTCGATGTCATCTGGCGTGATGCTGACTTCAATAACAAGCACATCTCTCCTCAGCAAACATCCTCCTCTGCCAGATACTGCGTGCAACATCTCGTCCTGTCATCGCTTCTTACACAGCCTTGCAGACCTACAAACCACTTCAGCAAACCAAGCCACCTTCAAACACTGCAGGTTGCAGGGCTGACCCCCGTGAAGGGGTTACATGCAAGGCCAGACCTGCATGCCCTGTAATAGCATGGATAAGTAACCAGTCCCTAACAATAAGGCAAGCACTTGGGGCAGGGATTTGCTCCGACTTTGATGGTGAAAGCACCACagtttgattttgctttttgaacTCAGgtgtaaaaatacatataaattaaatgaagataacaacagaaaaataccaGCATGGTGCCACCAACATCTTCATTAACAACCTAACAGAGGATGCAAACAGCTAGGAAATTAGATCTGCGCTGAACAGGGAGCGGATGATAGCATCAAAAGACAGAGAAGTATCAGAAAAATCACAGGAGGGATGTATCAGCAAGAGCCTCCCTTGCCTAGTGGAAAGGATGGTCACAAGAGTCAAAACCAACTCCTGTGGCTGCTGGAAAACGCAGGGTCAGCATCAAACAGCAATGAGCACCACAGGGAACTATTTCATCTTCAGCTGGTGGGTACAACCCACAAACACAGCTTGCTCCGTGcttgtgaaattatttcttctggaaaacGCAGAAGCTTCTAATAAAAGttggggaagaggaaaaatctgAGCCTGAGCACAGTGCttgaaaggagctctgcagtggCTTTGTCTCTGAGAGGTCTCTGTGGCAGCATCACATTGCCTTACCTGCTAACACACTGAGGCTCTTTAGAAAATTgcctgtgtttttttgtgtgccTTAAGTGGGGAGATAATAGCATTGGCCTTTTCTGCTCCCCCTGAAGCTAGAAGGAGACCGTGTACACCAAGTAATCGCTGGATTACACTGCTGACAAGTGGCTTTGGGGCTGCTTGCTGATAAACCTGGGCTGAATCACCAGTGCGATCAACAGGGATTTCCTGCTCCCAGCAAGACGCAACCTGGATTTCTGAGCTGGTGCTACACGCATCCTTGTCTTGCTAGCATTTGCAATTAAATTAATCTCAGCTTCTTCCAGATGCACTTGCAGCTCAAGCTAGTCCAAAACCGCTCACATTTTCTCATCATCCAACTTCAGAAGGATGCTCAGATCTCCGAATTCAGTCTTACAAGCTAGAGAAATGAACACTGCATACACTGAGCCTGGGTAAAAAGATTGACAAAAACACCGTAAGAAGATAACAAATTAGGAATTATCAAAACTTTGTGATGTAGGAGCAGCAAAAGCCAGAGAGATATAAACCCACATCTGCTATAGCTTTGTGGCAccaaggagagaagaaaatctctTGCCTATAGGTGTGATAACAACATTCCTGGAATATGCTACTCTTTTCCTGGTGTCTCTGCAGCCAAGTGTTGTCAGCAAACCGAGAGTAATTTACAGAGACTATTCTCTACTGTGAAGTTTCGCTGTGGGAAGATTAAAAACTAGTTACAAACATCTTGAATTCAAGATTTTTAGAAGCTGTAGCAGCCATTTTACCAACACCTAAAGAACATGCCCACAGTGGAAGAAGTGGAATCATGGATGATGATGCACGatataggaaaaacaaaaaaaaatcctacactGACCCCAGAATTTCTTCCTCTACACTCTGCCCAGATTTGCTCCTACACAAAGGCCAAAAGCGCCCGCAGACTGCTGTATTCCTGTCCCAaagctccctctgctgctcatACTCTaacctttcccctttcctgaGAGAACTGACCCTGACCAAAAACAACCAGAAGTGCTCTCTTCAGCTGTGGTTTCCAGGCATCTATCTCGTAACTTCTGCTTGCTAAAAACCTCAAGGGTACGGGAAGGCCAGAAAAACACTTTATGAGAAACTGCCATCAGCCACTGATGCCTCTCCAACTCTTTGTGGGCTAGAAGGCACTCATCAGTCTGGTGTATTCTTCTCCTCTGTCTCAAAAGTCTGTCTTGTTCACTATCAAGTGAACTTGTTGAGTTGTGGCAGATCCTATTAGATCAAACCCAGCTGTACATGGGGCAGTGGAATGAACAGACAGCACTGAGAACAAGCCTACTGTGCTTAGTGCTAAGTGCAGACTTGGTAGATTAATAAAACACACCCtgaggaaagcagctgctccaggtCTGGGGCACGGAGTCAGTCACAGCATCATTGAACAGAATCAGCCTTCAGGAGGTCTCTGATCCAACCTCATTAAAAAGGAGAAGCTTGTGGAAAAAATCCTGAGCACCAACACCTGTATTCGGTCTCCAGAGAGATTATGAGCCAACTGTCACTGAATTTTGAGTGCAATAGTCCAACCTGTTTTTAACCCTAACAGTTCTACCCAGACATGTTTGGCATATACGCATGTTGTAGGAGTCTCCAATGACAGCCTTGCTGAATGGAAAATCTCTAACCATTTGATCATAGAGAGTTATCAGATCAGTCAAAAATGCTTTAAGTAAAGTACTCTCTGAGATAGAAAGACCAATGTAGGTATACTTCCTGGTTGGAAAAACATTGAGTAATTCTGTCAGCACCTCGTGCTTAAGAGAAACAATCAGTGCTTTAGAATAAGTCGTATTCAGGTGATATTAAATCTCTGAATTTGCCAAATAAGGATAAAAACCAGAAACACAACACCCACGGTCTTCTGTTGCACATCTGTCCACACAAGGGAAGCAACAGCTGTCAGGAGCCTTTGCAGCACGATCTCTCAAGCCTGCGTTAGTTTAATTAAACAGCAATGCATCCTTATTGAAAAGAGTTTCATGGTATGTGAGAAACTAATTTCAACTGAGCCAGAGAGGCTGACCATAGGTTTAATCCTTATAGCCCACCATTGATGAAGCAGTTTATCTTGCTTAGCCACACAGAACTGCATGGTAGAAGCATCTTCTCTCATCACACTTGAAATTCTTCATCTAATATCTTCCCTAGAGTATCTCAGAAAAGCGAGTTACGCTACTTGAAAAAGTTTTCCAGAAAACGAGGCTTGTAAAGGTTTTACTGCACTCACCTGCTCATTAAATTGCTCTTGTGATAAACAGTCAGTTATGTCCACACAGCCCAGGAGGCACCCTGAGGGATAATCACTCGGAAATTCCACATCTGCATcgaaagaaaaagatttgagGCAGCCCCCATCTCCACACACACTGCTAGGATCTCTCAGTCCCCAGGTATTCCTCCCTCCCTCAACACACCTGTACTTTctaaggcagaagaaaacaaagcaattttaacattttgaagttctttttttccattttcagaagggaaagagCACACTGGCATAAAGCATGCGTGTATTGCAAATGATAAAGGTTGTACATTGCTCTCCCTACACATCCTCAGCTTGCGTGACATTCCTGCACATGACATTTCACTTGGGCGATCTGCAGCAACACTGCACAAACAGCAGGGCACCCACCAGCATTCGCCTACCCACAAAAGAACATTTATGGGGTCACCTGCACCTTTTCCATCTTGATTCCCTCCAGGTCAGTATACACAAAAAGCTTTCAACATCCCTGTGAGCAGACGGCAGCACAAGCaacttcacacacacacacaaacacaccctTGGTATCTTGTTGCTAGAGCCCAGTCCTTTGCTGTCAAAACTGATCAGGGAAGTCAGGCACAATTGGCCAGTGTTTGTGCTTGGAGTATTTGAGCAGCCAAAGGATGGAGTGAAAGTCTGCCACCATACCCATTCAGTTACAAAATGCACAAAGAATTTcaagaacagaaagtaaaaaagtgAAGCAGTATTAACTGCTCAGCAGAGAGGGCTTTCTGACACTGCTCATTATGTGGCTCAGTGTACAAAGATCCAAGGAGAGAAGTTCACCTTTCCGAAGCAGCATTCTATAGGTGTTCTCCAGTTCAGAGATCTCCTGAGGGGAAGGTCTTTTGGCAGTAGCTGCAATCCACAACCGCCCTCTATGAGAGGAGTACCAGGTCCTGCCCTCCACCCTAGGAGAACAAAGGAGAATTTAGGACTTAGATTTCAAGAGAATTCCCACACAGACTGACTTTCAACCCGATGTTTCTCTAGGTAATTCCTGTTGCTAAACTTCGCCCTGACTACATAAACCTCAAGCAACGTGTCAGAACTACAGAGAAAATCTGAGAATGGCAAGAAATAATGCTACCAGCAAAGCAGATCTTCGCTTCTACAGAGTAACAGCACAAAAGGACATCAATTTCCTGTAAATAAAACTTTGGAAGTGTGCAGGTCAATCTGCTTGAATAATTCACTTATGAGCTCCAAAGTTGGCTCATTTGAGCATACGATCTAGGGAGTAACAAATGACCATAGACCAGTACAGAGCAGTCCTTAGCTGTGGATTTCAGCATGGCCATCAAGCACCAATGCTGCACCTGTACCAAAGCAGCCCAGACCACCTCAGTGCAGAATTCAGGGCATGCTGAAATGTACAGCATCTTCAGCTtgggagaaagaaagctttGCTCTCTAAcacaaaacattatttgaaggaaagaataaaggTTAAAGATGATTCCTCATTCTATATTAAAGGCAGGAAAGATGAGTTAACACACCAGGGATGCTGGGCTGAAGGAGCTTCTCTTTGGAACCTGACTCCTAGGCCAGAGGAGAAGTTACATACAAGGTATAGGgaggtgtttttttggtttggtttagtttAAACAAAGCCTGCTACCACTACTGGCTTCTTTATCACAGACAAAAAGACCAGAAGAACATTTTCAGCCTATTTACCTTTCACAATCCAGAAAGGTATGCCCTGACTATAGCACAGAGAAATGTCAGCACCTCTCCATAGCCTGAACCTTCCAGTTTAGCTATTTTCATGAGAAATGGATTCACTGGGCTTCTCCAACATTTTACCTTTTGATTCCTCTTATGAGCAAGGAAGCCCAAGGCTGGTGCATGCTGAGGCACCAACCATCATCTGAGATTTCCTGTAACTCTCGGTCCTGAATCCGCAGCCTGTTCCGCTCTGAGCCAAACTCTTCTCCAGCACCCATAGAATGGGTAGCTCTCCTGTGTGGAAGCAAGCCAGTTTGGTCCACCCACTTCAGTgttcaaaagaaacaagaaaaaggttAGAACCTCTCTAGTAGCAATATATATCAAAGTATAAATCCTACTTAGAGCTTTCCTTCACTTAACGATAGTGTTATATTACTCTTACTGGGATCATTCATCCTTCCCTGCAAAGAGAATGCTGCACTTGCACACCGTACTTCAGTAGTAGGAAAGGCAGAGTGAATCCACGCTGTgtggcttttcctttctgtgcacCACAGCTGAACTACagatttaaagaataaaactgcATGCTGGTGTTTTAAAGTATTCATAGGGAAATACAATTTTCAAAGCATATTCACAGCTGTCAACACTCAAAACTGGTAATCATCCTGCTTCCAAAATGCTTAGCACACACCAATTGTATCATGATTAAAGTAGAATTAGACGCTAGAGATTATGCCCATTGAGATCAGGAAAGCTGGCAGAAAAGGCTTCATTAATAGAGCTGAAAAGCAACACAGCCTTAGGCTGACTCAGAGAAATTCTTCCAAATTCCTGAAGAGGTGGCAGGAGACTACAATCCAAATAAATCAAACCTCCTGAGAGCAGGGCCAAGAGCAGGGAACTGGCAAACCTTCTCCATCTCCAACTCAGATGGCAAACAGGGATCTCTGAGACAGGGGAGGAATGAAACACTACTACAGGGACACTAGAATTCTTAGTTCTTAAGCACAGCTCTCCCCAAGTTAGTCAGAATTCTGCTCTAAATCAGTTCATCTCATTCAACACAACTCAACTCATACTGACCAAAGGAGCAGGCTGAAGAAGATTGGGATTCACTAAAACATCAGAACTCAAAGTCATCGTTGCTTCTGGGCTGGCAGATGGCTTGTTCAGCGTGCCACAGGTAATAGCTTCAATACTTTCATCCAGTCTGCAAGGACAAACGTGAGGCATGAGaattccttctttccctctggCAACATCCCTGCACAAACACCTCTAACccaagtctttctttttcttttaaccacCTTCCCTAAGCTAGATGATTTCTTGGCTTTAATTTCAATGGAGCAGAAACTCTCCCAGGTTGGAAGCCAAGATTAATTGGTTCTGGTGAAATAGTTCTTCTGTGACAACTTTACAGGGAAGATTTATGTCTAGGAGGTGCGTTAGCTCTGCAAGTCTCACACAGTCAGGCTTAGGCAGGGATCTCAGCGGGTCTGCACTGAAAGATTATATGTCACAAGCCAAAAGACCCTGCAGGTAATGTGGGACTGCATCCTACAAATAGAGGTTCCCTTCAAGAGAACAGCTTGCACAGCTGTCCTTACACTTACTCTTCCAGATTCACCTGTAGCAACTGtctcctccctgctctcacTTACTTGCTGTGGTATTCAGCCATCCTACCGTCCTCCTCCAGGATCTGCCTTCCAGCAAAGTCTATGGTGATTTTTTTGGCAAGGCGGGAGGTGTGGCGCAGCTCCTGCAGTTCCTGCTCTCTCTTCTGTAGGGCCTCCCTCCGTTGCTTAGAGAGCCACTGGTTGGAGTCCGTTGCAAAATAATCCGATTCGTCGTCAATGACCTGGGTTCGACGCACGCTGGTGAGAAATAACCACAATGGTAAAAGACTCAGCCAGAACAGCACCGTGTGCCCCAaacttcccttccttcctgctcccttctgctctcaGGGATACAAAGCAAGGACATCCCAACAGGACACACTGGAGGATTTAATTCTTGTTCTAATGAATGAAAACACCAAACTTCAGTTCTCACAGCTGGTACTTACCTCGTCCTGTCAAACTCCAACAGCTTGTCTTTGTGTTTCACAGCCATCTCCAGGCCTGCTTTCAGTCTAGCTTCTTGCCGAGGCAGTAGGTCTTTGCTTATGGCATCCAAATTCCCTGAACTTTCAGCACCTgagatagaaaataaattacagccTCAGGGAAAGCCTGGTTGTTTAAAGCCCAGTCTCAGTGGGGCTGGCTACAGACATGCCcctaaaataaatgcagttccTGGAGTGAAAAGAAATACCTTGAATCGACATCACCACCTATTGAAACCAACTTCTGACCAACTCCAGTCTCTTTCCCAGAGTTCCTCCTCCCAGGAggagaaagcatttaaaacttAAGTGACAATGTCTAGGCAGTGTTTAAGAGACAAAG
The window above is part of the Coturnix japonica isolate 7356 chromosome 10, Coturnix japonica 2.1, whole genome shotgun sequence genome. Proteins encoded here:
- the TRIP4 gene encoding activating signal cointegrator 1 isoform X4, which produces MAVPVALLDWCVRRLRGDFGLDVGEEVVRYILSITSEDEIREYVVDLLQGTEGRKGRFVEELLSRWQQSSQPAAEPLPAYQKKDETSEAPRAGDQAKKGKRKGRNKQETPAYVEPSTHVEEVKTPLDLAKAQENSTTSSSNSYKKKTKYVSLYTKEGQDRLAVLIPGRHACECLGQKHKLINNCLVCGRIVCEQEGSGPCLFCGSLVCTKEEQDILQRDSNKSQKLLKKLMAGAESSGNLDAISKDLLPRQEARLKAGLEMAVKHKDKLLEFDRTSVRRTQVIDDESDYFATDSNQWLSKQRREALQKREQELQELRHTSRLAKKITIDFAGRQILEEDGRMAEYHSKLDESIEAITCGTLNKPSASPEATMTLSSDVLVNPNLLQPAPLWVDQTGLLPHRRATHSMGAGEEFGSERNRLRIQDRELQEISDDGWCLSMHQPWASLLIRGIKRVEGRTWYSSHRGRLWIAATAKRPSPQEISELENTYRMLLRKDVEFPSDYPSGCLLGCVDITDCLSQEQFNEQEIYG
- the TRIP4 gene encoding activating signal cointegrator 1 isoform X1, encoding MAVPVALLDWCVRRLRGDFGLDVGEEVVRYILSITSEDEIREYVVDLLQGTEGRKGRFVEELLSRWQQSSQPAAEPLPAYQKKDETSEAPRAGDQAKKGKRKGRNKQETPAYVEPSTHVEEVKTPLDLAKAQENSTTSSSNSYKKKTKYVSLYTKEGQDRLAVLIPGRHACECLGQKHKLINNCLVCGRIVCEQEGSGPCLFCGSLVCTKEEQDILQRDSNKSQKLLKKLMAGAESSGNLDAISKDLLPRQEARLKAGLEMAVKHKDKLLEFDRTSVRRTQVIDDESDYFATDSNQWLSKQRREALQKREQELQELRHTSRLAKKITIDFAGRQILEEDGRMAEYHSKLDESIEAITCGTLNKPSASPEATMTLSSDVLVNPNLLQPAPLWVDQTGLLPHRRATHSMGAGEEFGSERNRLRIQDRELQEISDDGWCLSMHQPWASLLIRGIKRVEGRTWYSSHRGRLWIAATAKRPSPQEISELENTYRMLLRKDVEFPSDYPSGCLLGCVDITDCLSQEQFNEQYPDLIQESGSPFVFICTNPQEMVVKFPIKGKPKIWKLDSKIHQGAKKGLMKQKAAA
- the TRIP4 gene encoding activating signal cointegrator 1 isoform X2, with the protein product MAVPVALLDCYILSITSEDEIREYVVDLLQGTEGRKGRFVEELLSRWQQSSQPAAEPLPAYQKKDETSEAPRAGDQAKKGKRKGRNKQETPAYVEPSTHVEEVKTPLDLAKAQENSTTSSSNSYKKKTKYVSLYTKEGQDRLAVLIPGRHACECLGQKHKLINNCLVCGRIVCEQEGSGPCLFCGSLVCTKEEQDILQRDSNKSQKLLKKLMAGAESSGNLDAISKDLLPRQEARLKAGLEMAVKHKDKLLEFDRTSVRRTQVIDDESDYFATDSNQWLSKQRREALQKREQELQELRHTSRLAKKITIDFAGRQILEEDGRMAEYHSKLDESIEAITCGTLNKPSASPEATMTLSSDVLVNPNLLQPAPLWVDQTGLLPHRRATHSMGAGEEFGSERNRLRIQDRELQEISDDGWCLSMHQPWASLLIRGIKRVEGRTWYSSHRGRLWIAATAKRPSPQEISELENTYRMLLRKDVEFPSDYPSGCLLGCVDITDCLSQEQFNEQYPDLIQESGSPFVFICTNPQEMVVKFPIKGKPKIWKLDSKIHQGAKKGLMKQKAAA
- the TRIP4 gene encoding activating signal cointegrator 1 isoform X3; the encoded protein is MAVPVALLDWCVRRLRGDFGLDVGEEVVRYILSITSEDEIREYVVDLLQGTEGRKGRFVEELLSRWQQSSQPAAEPLPAYQKKDETSEAPRAGDQAKKGKRKGRNKQETPAYVEPSTHVEEVKTPLDLAKAQENSTTSSSNSYKKKTKYVSLYTKEGQDRLAVLIPGRHACECLGQKHKLINNCLVCGRIVCEQEGSGPCLFCGSLVCTKEEQDILQRDSNKSQKLLKKLMAGAESSGNLDAISKDLLPRQEARLKAGLEMAVKHKDKLLEFDRTSVRRTQVIDDESDYFATDSNQWLSKQRREALQKREQELQELRHTSRLAKKITIDFAGRQILEEDGRMAEYHSKLDESIEAITCGTLNKPSASPEATMTLSSDVLVNPNLLQPAPLWVDQTGLLPHRRATHSMGAGEEFGSERNRLRIQDRELQEISDDGWCLSMHQPWASLLIRGIKRVEGRTWYSSHRGRLWIAATAKRPSPQEISELENTYRMLLRKDVEFPSDYPSGCLLGCVDITDCLSQEQFNEQGSWTQRSTRERRRG